From a region of the Primulina eburnea isolate SZY01 chromosome 7, ASM2296580v1, whole genome shotgun sequence genome:
- the LOC140836466 gene encoding NEP1-interacting protein-like 1: MNESMEIYAYPRHSLPPSSSSSAAESCFLGSLVNKIKEFVRFAISAVVGNVFSAILTFFFALVGTLLGAMTGALIGQETESGFVRGASVGAISGAVFSLQVFESSLLLWQSEESGIQCVLYPIEVIASLLSGRLVREQIGPAMLSAVQSQMLAIEATFEESPNIFDMGGTNGLLEETVKNIPKIRMTVDDIADTSGEGVSCSVCLQDFQIGETVRSLPHCHHLFHIPCIDTWLVRHGSCPLCRRDL, from the exons ATGAATGAGTCGATGGAGATTTATGCGTACCCACGTCATTCTCTGCCGCCGTCTTCATCGTCATCAGCTGCGGAATCTTGTTTTCTGGGTTCACTGGTGAATAAGATCAAAGAGTTCGTTCGATTTGCTATTTCTGCCGTTGTTGGGAATGTTTTCTCTGCAATTTTAACGTTTTTCTTTGCCCTAG TGGGTACGTTATTAGGAGCCATGACTGGAGCACTGATTGGTCAAGAGACTGAGAGTGGATTTGTGAGAGGGGCTTCGGTTGGTGCCATATCAGGGGCTGTGTTTTCACTCCAGGTCTTTGAATCGTCCCTACTTCTATGGCAGTCTGAAGAATCCGGGATTCAATGTGTCTTATATCCG ATTGAAGTGATAGCAAGCCTTCTGAGTGGTAGACTTGTGCGGGAGCAAATTGGTCCTGCTATGCTTAGCGCCGTGCAAAGTCAG ATGCTAGCCATTGAAGCAACATTTGAAGAATCCCCAAACATTTTTGACATGGGTGGGACAAATGGTTTGTTGGAAGAGACTGTCAAAAATATCCCAAAGATAAGAATGACCGTAGACGACATTGCTGATACTTCTGGGGAGGGAGTCTCTTGTTCGGTCTGCCTTCAG GATTTTCAAATAGGGGAGACCGTGCGAAGTCTGCCCCATTGTCACCACTTGTTTCATATACCTTGCATCGATACTTGGCTGGTAAGACATGGTTCTTGCCCATTGTGCAGAAGAGATCTGTGA
- the LOC140836465 gene encoding la-related protein 1C-like — MAAASNSPAAPSQSQSQNSPRDRQLRRASATMGVPSLPDNASSSPSLAGMVDQVKFAASSFSAPSDSLASQKDGIPVAATSSLTEDGSSFAAGADPRPENSDNVGATKKPAWNKPSSDGTTIDFGAVMGADSWPALSESTRASPKISSTDSPKAIFHGSVAPLQKEVVNASISTTSSASNHVVPNRQRSMKRVGGGSSHSSVTSNGSPSQAPHIQSFVVEAPPSNPGKSGASAGESPRDNMNRDTGPKGGSSSGNELYQQRGSFKRSNSGLQSRGDGSYHHSHGGRRDQERGKQDWSNAHRTYGPRDNLSPRQRVSSRPFIRSPVSNAPFISVPPPPIAVHPFVSPIVYPEMSSPVFYMTGPHPESLRPISMVPIPQMFYTMTDPLLPSKIVSQIDYYFSSENLVRDTYLRQNMDGDGWVPISLIATFKKIAMLTDSIQLILDAVQTSNVVEVQGDKVRCKNDWNKWIIPPALYSPGTSPQALHIPSQDMISAQINNVTLDEKAAR, encoded by the exons ATGGCTGCTGCTTCTAACTCCCCCGCTGCCCCATCTCAATCTCAATCTCAAAATTCTCCTCGGGATCGCCAGTTGCGTCGGGCCTCGGCGACTATGGGAGTTCCGTCTCTCCCTGACAATGCTTCATCTTCTCCTTCGCTGGCGGGTATGGTTGATCAGGTAAAGTTTGCGGCTTCTTCCTTTTCCGCGCCTTCGGATTCTTTAGCTTCCCAAAAAGATGGAATACCTGTGGCGGCTACTAGTTCCTTGACCGAGGATGGTTCGTCTTTTGCTGCTGGCGCGGACCCCCGGCCTGAGAACAGTGATAATGTAGGTGCTACCAAGAAGCCAGCTTGGAACAAGCCTTCTTCCGATGGTACCACAATAGATTTTGGTGCTGTGATGGGAGCAGATTCTTGGCCTGCTCTATCAGAATCTACTCGTGCTTCCCCTAAAATTTCTTCGACTGATTCTCCCAAAGCTATCTTCCATGGATCAGTCGCTCCACTGCAG AAAGAAGTTGTTAACGCTAGTATCTCTACCACTAGTTCAGCATCGAACCATGTGGTCCCCAACCGACAGAGATCCATGAAACGAGTTGGTGGTGGCTCGAGTCACAGCAGCGTTACTTCTAATGGAAGCCCATCTCAGGCGCCACACATACAGAGTTTTGTAGTTGAAGCACCCCCTTCTAATCCTGGGAAATCTGGGGCCTCTGCTGGGGAATCGCCTAGGGACAACATGAATAGGGATACTGGACCAAAAGGGGGATCTTCCAGCGGAAATGAGCTGTACCAGCAGCGTGGTTCTTTTAAGAGGAGCAACAGTGGGCTACAATCCCGAGGAGATGGTTCTTACCATCACAGCCATGGGGGTAGGCGAGACCAAGAACGCGGGAAGCAGGATTGGAGTAATGCTCATCGAACTTATGGCCCCAGAGATAACCTTTCACCACGGCAGAGAGTTAGCTCTAGGCCCTTCATACGCAGTCCAGTTTCAAATGCACCTTTTATATCTGTGCCACCTCCCCCCATAGCTGTGCATCCCTTTGTTTCTCCCATCGTTTACCCTG AAATGTCATCTCCTGTATTTTATATGACTGGGCCTCATCCAGAATCACTAAGACCGATATCTATGGTTCCAATTCCACAAATGTTTTATACCATGACAGATCCTCTCTTGCCTTCCAAGATAGTGAGCCAGATAGATTATTATTTTAG TAGTGAGAACTTGGTGAGGGATACTTATTTGCGCCAGAACATGGATGGAGATGGATGGGTTCCTATTAGCCTAATAGCAACATTCAAGAAA ATTGCAATGCTGACGGACAGTATTCAACTCATACTTGATGCTGTACAAACTTCAAATGTCGTGGAAGTGCAG GGTGATAAAGTGAGATGTAAAAATGATTGGAATAAATGGATAATTCCTCCCGCTCTTTATTCTCCGGGTACAAGTCCTCAGGCACTCCATATACCTAGCCAGGATATGATTTCAGCACAAATCAATAATGTTACACTGGATGAAAAAGCAGCCAGATAG
- the LOC140837344 gene encoding protein FD-like, translating into MWTSPSSSNSTPFPSPSSYAILGNDTNSGNSRLPKTMEEIWKDITLSSLQHYNPESGNNPSRGMILQDFFSEDPPHSAVDASPPPPPPPPTMLSLSSGQERFNAPLGLHPQDHRAGGRHVLNHVSPLSLPFEGLVPDQNPGYGKKRFPDLERGSGDRRHKRMIKNRESAARSRARKQEKYRY; encoded by the coding sequence ATGTGGACATCTCCTTCCTCTTCAAACTCAACCCCCTTTCCATCTCCCTCTTCCTATGCAATTCTTGGAAATGATACCAATAGTGGTAACTCCAGATTGCCCAAAACTATGGAAGAGATTTGGAAAGATATCACCCTTTCTTCGCTTCAGCACTACAACCCTGAGAGTGGGAATAATCCCTCTCGTGGGATGATTCTTCAGGATTTTTTCAGTGAAGATCCGCCGCACTCAGCCGTGGACGcctctcctcctcctcctcctcctccgccTACTATGCTCTCCTTGAGCTCTGGTCAGGAACGATTCAACGCCCCACTTGGTTTGCATCCTCAAGATCATCGGGCAGGCGGCCGCCACGTCTTAAATCACGTGTCTCCTCTCAGCTTGCCGTTTGAGGGTCTGGTTCCCGACCAGAATCCCGGTTATGGGAAGAAGAGGTTCCCGGATTTGGAGAGAGGCTCCGGCGACCGCCGTCACAAGCGTATGATAAAGAACCGTGAATCTGCTGCTCGTTCAAGGGCTAGAAAACAGGAAAAATATCGTTACTAA